The Misgurnus anguillicaudatus unplaced genomic scaffold, ASM2758022v2 HiC_scaffold_29, whole genome shotgun sequence genomic sequence TGGCTTGCGAGAGCCTCTCCAAGGAGGACAGCACCTCGGGGACTTTCGGGTCCTGCGATTGGCTCTCCGGGATAGGAGCTGCCGTTGTCTGCGGTTGGCATGTGAAGTGCCCGGTGGTGCAGCCCATCTTGAAAGCGGGGCAGTGGGACGACAGCCAGGCAGGGAGGATGGTTATTGAGCTCTGAAAGAAACGCTGAATGAATCTGGGTAGATGTGGTGGTGATTCACTCACAGTGCAACTGTGCTCTGCCTCCTGAGGCACAGCAGCACGTTGAACACTCAAGCAAACAGAATGAACCCTGCTATATATGAGACCAGAAGGAGAGGCGGAGTCAAGCAGCATAGGGGGCTGCCCAAGGCTTGTGATTGGCTACAGGAGTGATCTGACGTCAAATGTCGTAGTATGAGACTGGGCTGGTGGACAGCAAACAGGAAGGAGGATGGGGAGAGAGGGGGTGGAGCTAACCGTTCATGCACTTTTACTTCATTCTTTGGCTCTCTTGCTTTTCATTCTGCTAGATGAAGGATCCCTGAGAGAATTGTGCTATCTTTGAATGGGACTGCAAATTAAATGCAAATTCCCTGAGCCACAATGAATTTTCAGATGAATCCAGAAACAACACAGACGCATACACACACGCATGTGACTGCTGTGCACCCCCGCATGCATCGTCCTCCCACGCTgcggcacacacacacacaaaaacaccaaACGCTGAATGCAGCCTTTGAGCGGATGTCCATTTTTAATCCCGTCGTCTTTTTCCTTTCATGGTCTGCGCAACGGGGGGAAATCAATGTGAAAAAGCAAATAATAGCTCCTGTACGCGCACAAGGGAACACCGATGCAATTTATGGCTCAATGAGATCCCTTGTGTGAAATCATTTCACACATCTACAGGGAGCAGATATGGACAGACAATGATGTGTAGATATGTGCTAACACTGCAAAGTGACAGCACCTTTTTGAAACAATGAAAAGAAGGTtatgaaaaacatattttgcatTTCATAATGATATCCAGAATTctgccaaataaaaaaaacataatctaGGAGCATCAATGTTTAATCTACGACTCAGtctatattaaagatatcaaggttatttttcacagaatgttaggatgattttatgtaggaaacagtaaatcacaaacaaATAACGCAGACACAACACCACATTGCACAAATAAGCATCTCTTAATATAGACAATTCACAATGACCAAAAACAGCCTTAACCAAGTTCACAATATTGCACAGCCTCATGCTTCTTACAGCTTAAGTAACCGTTAATGGATTAATCAATGATCATCACGTCTTTGTTACGAACGTCAATAAACAACACAGTGTTTACGTCATGtactctatctgtctgtctcttgtgGCCTGCACGGTTTTGTCTTAATTCTGAGAAACATGATGGGAGATATTATTGATGTCATCCAAACCGTGCCTAAATCAATATGAAATGACATTTACAGCCCAATGCCATACCATATTCCAAGTAATTACAAGTGGTGCTGAAGTTTAAAAATATTCTGCATGCACTCATATCTCTCTGTCGGTGACACATTTCCAAGTGAAACTGGAAATTGAGGGGAAAAAATGTGACCCTCCGAgtaaaaatccagctaaagtcgtgttttgtgatttacagtgttctacataatgtaaagaacaatatccatctatatctatatatattcatctatatatctatctatatccatctatatctatatatctatctataatccatctatatctatatatccatctatatcatctatatctatatatctatctatatctatatatctatatctaagcgtcgataagagcatggttgtgtgtaagctatgcaacaaggaattcatatatcaccgcagcacatcgagcctcaagtatcatctcaatgcaaaacatatagcagctagcgtggacattagcccgactccgagtacaacgacttggttgaacaaaaataaacaatattttgttggttaagcttatgtattcagtctttattcatggtatactaaaaatccatgtgaaaaaataacttctcaatgttctcaggtcaaatatttatatgtgattaaaatgtgattaatttcgattaattaattacaaagcctctaattaattagattcattttttttaatcgagtcccggccctaatatctatatatctatctaccTATATCCATCTacatctatatatctatctatatccatctatatctatctatctgtatccATCTacatctatatatctatctatatatcttcTATATAATCTGTATCTATATATCTACCTATATccatctatatctatatatctatctatatacaTCTATATCtaaatatctatctatctatatccatctacatctatatatctatctatatccatctatatctatatatctatctatatccatctgtatctatatatctatctatatctatctatatccatctatatctatatatctatctatttcCATCTacatctatatatctatctatatccatctatatctatctatatccatctgtatctatatatctatctatatctatactgtatatctatctatatacaTCTATTTCCATCTAcatctatatatatatctatatccatctatatctatatatctatctatatccatccatatatctatctatagacggtttcagcagtaataacataaaaatgtggctttcgtggtcatcaagtatcttccggtaaactctgcaaagaataaataacaacaaagtccatttaaagtagtttatttatataacaagcaaaataaacaacacatagattacataggaacccaaaacatttgttatttttaacgagatatttgtttaagagttcagtttcagctactaatcagaccattaaacaaacagaaacaggaagtaaagttcggatcagatgcttatcgcgtcaccgTGAAACGGTCTATATCCATCTACATCCATATactgtatctatctatatccatatatctatatatatccaTCTACAtccatatatctatctatatccatctacatccatatatctatctatatccatctacatccatatatctatctatatccatatatctatctatatccatctatatccatatatctatctatatccatctacatccatatatctatctatatccatctacatccatatatctatctatatccatatatctatatatatccaTCTACATCcttatatctatctatatccatctacatccatatatctatctatatccatatatctatctatatccatatatctatctatatccatatatctatctatatccatatatctatctatatccatctatatccatatatctatctatatccatctacatccatatatctatctatatccatctacatccatatatctatctatatccatatatctatatatatccatctatatccatatatctatctatatccatctacatccatatatctatctatatccatctacatccatatatctatctatatccatatatctatatatatccatctatatccatatatctatctatatccatctatatccatatatctatctatatccatctacatccatatatctatctatatccatctacatccatatatctatctatatccatatatctatatatatccatctatatccatatatctatctatatccatatatctatctatatccatctatatccatatatctatctatatccatctacatccatatatctatctatatccatctacatccatatatctatctatatccatatatctatatatatccaTCTACATCcttatatctatctatatccatctacatccatatatctatctatatccatatatctatctatatccatatatctatctatatccatatatctatctatatccatctatatccatatatctatctatatccatatatctatctatatccatatatctatatatatccaTCTACATCcttatatctatctatatccatctacatccatatatctatctatatccatatatctatctatatccatatatctatctatatccatctatatccatatatctatctatatccatctacatccatatatctatctatatccatctacatccatatatctatctatatccatatatctatatatatccaTCTACATCcttatatctatctatatccatctacatccatatatctatctatatccatatatctatctatatccatctatatccatatatatatatatatatatatatatatatatatatatatatatatatatatatatatatatatatatccatctatctatccatatCCATCTATATCCATATATCTATCTATGTCCATCTATAtccatatatctatctatatccatcTATATCCATATGTCTATCTATATCCATCTATATCCATGTCTATCTATATCCATCTATATCCATATGTCTATCTATATCCATCTATATCCATATGTCTATCTATATccatctatatctatatatctatctatatccatatatctatctatatccatatatatatccatctatctatccatatCCATCTATATCCATATATCTATCTATGTCCATCTATAtccatatatctatctataaCCATCTATATCCATATGTCTATCTATATccatctatatctatatatctatctatatccatatatctatctatatccatatatatatccatctatctatccatatCCATCTATATCCATATATCTATCTATGTCCATCTATAtccatatatctatctataaCCATCTATATCTATATGTCCATCTATAtccatatatctatctatatccatcTATATCCATATGTCCATCTATAtccatatatctatctatatccatcTATATCCATATGTCTATCTATATCCATCTATATCCATATGTCTATCTATATCCATATGTCTATCTATATCCATCTATATCCATATGTCTATCTATATCCATCTATGTCTATATATCCATCTATATCCATATATCCATATATCCATCTAT encodes the following:
- the LOC129436647 gene encoding uncharacterized protein, with the protein product MLLDSASPSGLIYSRVHSVCLSVQRAAVPQEAEHSCTVSESPPHLPRFIQRFFQSSITILPAWLSSHCPAFKMGCTTGHFTCQPQTTAAPIPESQSQDPKVPEVLSSLERLSQATGGMEKSWYRCIFPFGIISLVIGVAGTGVTYTYNDLPQTKVVSVVLLIVGFVLVVMATACWTAHKKKRRKKKEGGSLSSEQCPL